One stretch of Rosistilla oblonga DNA includes these proteins:
- a CDS encoding serine/threonine protein kinase has protein sequence MSDPVVNESEDRDHQLAELLSDLADRVARNVPVDLEQVCRQHPLLAKDLRSLWGAVVVAGVAGEAYQEDGSPATEAASVSEGMYQLPLRLGDYELLEEIGRGGMGVVFRALQISLNREVAVKMIAQGRLASETDQARFDSEAVAAARLEHPGIVPVYDVDEFDGRSFFSMQYVPGPTLADRIHDGLLPQREAARIVSQVARSVEFAHSRGILHRDLKPSNILIDSHGRPLVTDFGLAKQISDDADVTRSGAVLGTPCYMSPEQAAGRRGLIGPASDVYSLGCVLYHALVGRPPLVSDSAVEMVMMVLEQEPLPPRALRQGIDRDLEMIVIKCLQKPPDLRYATAAELADDLDAFLSSEPVAARSGRFAQVLGRALRETHHAAVLENWGVLWMWHSLVLLVACALTWRLQAYGITNQLAFAALWTVGWVAWATVFWVLRRRMGPVTFVERQIAHVWGASMLGIAALFPMEASLGLPVLSLTPLVGVIAAMVFVVKAAMLSGAFYIQVAALLLSAVAMAVWPAQAHLIFGVVAAGSFFFPGLKYYRQRRRNERLTAATRGHESS, from the coding sequence GTGTCAGATCCCGTTGTCAACGAATCCGAAGATCGGGATCATCAGCTTGCCGAGCTGTTGTCGGATCTGGCCGATCGCGTCGCTCGCAATGTGCCGGTCGATCTCGAACAGGTCTGTCGGCAGCATCCGCTGTTGGCGAAAGATCTTCGCAGTTTGTGGGGAGCCGTCGTGGTTGCCGGTGTTGCGGGAGAGGCGTATCAGGAGGATGGATCGCCGGCGACCGAAGCCGCAAGCGTTAGCGAGGGGATGTACCAATTGCCGCTGCGGTTGGGCGATTATGAATTGCTGGAGGAGATTGGTCGCGGCGGGATGGGCGTGGTCTTTCGAGCGCTGCAGATCAGTCTGAATCGCGAAGTCGCCGTCAAGATGATCGCTCAGGGCCGCTTGGCTAGCGAGACCGATCAAGCGCGATTCGATTCCGAAGCGGTCGCGGCGGCGCGGTTGGAACATCCCGGAATCGTTCCGGTTTACGACGTCGATGAATTCGACGGCCGTTCGTTCTTCAGCATGCAATATGTTCCCGGTCCCACGTTGGCCGACCGGATCCACGACGGTTTGTTGCCGCAACGCGAGGCGGCTCGGATCGTCAGCCAGGTCGCTCGGTCGGTCGAATTCGCTCATTCCCGCGGCATTCTGCATCGCGATCTCAAACCTTCGAACATCTTGATCGATTCGCACGGGCGGCCGCTGGTCACCGATTTTGGTTTGGCCAAACAGATCTCCGACGATGCCGATGTGACGCGCAGCGGCGCCGTTCTGGGGACGCCTTGTTATATGTCGCCCGAGCAGGCGGCGGGGCGGCGTGGGCTGATCGGTCCCGCCAGCGACGTCTACAGCCTCGGCTGTGTCCTGTACCACGCATTGGTCGGTCGCCCGCCGTTGGTCTCCGATTCGGCGGTCGAAATGGTGATGATGGTCTTGGAGCAGGAGCCGTTGCCGCCCCGCGCTTTGCGACAGGGGATCGATCGCGATTTGGAGATGATCGTGATCAAGTGCCTGCAGAAACCGCCCGACCTCCGCTACGCCACGGCGGCGGAATTGGCCGACGATCTGGATGCCTTTCTCAGCAGCGAGCCGGTTGCGGCGCGGAGCGGTCGATTCGCCCAAGTGCTCGGCCGCGCGCTGCGGGAAACTCATCACGCCGCAGTGCTCGAAAATTGGGGCGTGTTATGGATGTGGCACAGCTTGGTCCTGTTGGTCGCTTGCGCCCTCACCTGGAGACTGCAGGCTTACGGAATCACCAACCAACTGGCTTTTGCGGCGCTATGGACCGTCGGCTGGGTCGCTTGGGCAACCGTGTTTTGGGTCCTGCGACGGCGGATGGGGCCGGTCACCTTTGTCGAACGCCAGATCGCGCACGTCTGGGGCGCCAGCATGTTGGGGATCGCGGCGTTGTTTCCGATGGAGGCCAGTTTGGGCTTGCCGGTGCTGAGCCTGACGCCGTTGGTGGGCGTGATCGCGGCGATGGTCTTTGTCGTCAAAGCGGCGATGTTGAGCGGAGCGTTCTACATCCAAGTCGCCGCGCTGTTGTTGTCGGCTGTGGCGATGGCGGTTTGGCCAGCGCAAGCTCATCTGATCTTCGGCGTCGTCGCCGCCGGATCGTTCTTCTTTCCGGGGCTGAAATACTATCGGCAGCGCCGCCGCAACGAGCGTCTCACTGCGGCGACGCGCGGTCACGAGTCGAGTTAG